GCAGGTGTTCAGAAACCTGAAGTCCTTACCCGGGTACATATCCCGGAACACCTCCCTGGAGACCTCGCAGCCGACGATTAAGGGGTCGTCCACCTCGACTCTGTCTCTGTCCAGGGACCTGCCCAGCCCCGAGGCGGTGCAGGGGAAGTAGACGTCATCGCCTTCGAACCGGCTGAGGTCCAGGACCCTCTCCTTGAACTTAAGGGTCAGGTCTCCCAGAACTCCCGCCTCCACCAGCCTTCCGACGACGCTTACCAGCCACGACGGTCGGGGTGGGACGACGTCCAGGATCTCGATCTCGGTGACGGCGGCGGGGTCGGGGTCGTGGACGAAGGTGATGTGCTCGTCGGCCCCCCTGAAGATCACCGTATTCACCCTCCCCTTGCAGAGGGAGCTGGCGAGCTCGATGAGCATCGCCCGGTTCCTGGTGTCCACCGTCTCAGGGTAGACCAGGATCGTGTCCCCGCTGGCGATCGGCTCCATCGACCTCACCGGCCGCATAAATCCCACGCCAGCCCGAGCTTCCACCCGGTATATTGTGATCTCGTCCCCAAAGTGGATCAGATACCTGGTGGAGAAGTAGATGGGGTCGCCGGGCCTCGCCTCCCTCGCCGCTCCAACGTACTTGTAATCCTCAGGGAATATCAAAGCGCTCCTTCCTTCTCCTTTCTCCGGTGGGCCACAAGCCCCCCGTCCTGGAGGATTTCGAGGAGAAAGTCGGGGATCTTCGTTCCCAGAGACGTCCTCCCCCCGACGGTCACCTTCCCCGCGGCGAGGTCCACCTCCACCACCTCTCCCTGCCGGGCGACGACGGCCGCC
The sequence above is drawn from the Methanothrix harundinacea 6Ac genome and encodes:
- a CDS encoding DUF7714 family protein, coding for MIFPEDYKYVGAAREARPGDPIYFSTRYLIHFGDEITIYRVEARAGVGFMRPVRSMEPIASGDTILVYPETVDTRNRAMLIELASSLCKGRVNTVIFRGADEHITFVHDPDPAAVTEIEILDVVPPRPSWLVSVVGRLVEAGVLGDLTLKFKERVLDLSRFEGDDVYFPCTASGLGRSLDRDRVEVDDPLIVGCEVSREVFRDMYPGKDFRFLNTCPLSNDELAPKGPFITRCCKSERSGIRRYTGQLGVVVHWGDGAPKIAEAIRCLAEELKRG